Proteins from one Larimichthys crocea isolate SSNF chromosome XX, L_crocea_2.0, whole genome shotgun sequence genomic window:
- the LOC104933990 gene encoding zinc finger protein 800 isoform X5 yields the protein MVKAQKSTGRKSSHCHRRQSGGQAEMEEGQAQSDTQHPPQEEAPREGDQPSDPAQLQTPASAEAPSDNLDQEETPKDGQETGDSASNSQAKLLWKPIPPLLPETQTGTRDQSCQTEERLQQTSADSHGHNTGVCVEPGDPPLLQQPLQTSKSGIQQIIECFRSGTSQLKHMLLREVDTIFECKLCRSLFRGLPNLITHKEYYCLSRLPEPDGSSGDDRQSVAMKDLLDAIYPKVDRPDYVVRLEPIQTTTKAVFQYLTTEEELARYPSHTPSARESPVAWEGEAMEGVDNTQPSQPGGPESHSSPGPNQGQKRWEAEEVAKDEQPQHEDEGSTSGVEDVTISCCLCGQDFNSRRSIRRHCRKMHQTKLEELRKFTETRTVPTSLLSMVKGRPRTLSTPTGKSCPVCLKTFATKANVRRHFDEVHRGLRRDTITPSIASRPGQPFSLEVTPPRKSNNSSPTRGQTSKTTHTNSKTTPSNQNQPKPQSPLPASPQANPASCRCTLCKRNYSSQLMLKRHMRIVHKIYSIKSNRPAATPTPPTPAPTPSNSSSTNLGSSNNIRVKEEAVEPSDEDEEEEIDSSPAPSPSDSTGTAKGVPVPHNAPKVKEEEPPSSPKMTSPLSSSSSRGSNTCNVGAPAKMTKLSVGFDFKQLFCKLCKRQFSSRQNLTKHIELHTDGNDIFIKFYRCPLCRYESRRKRDVLRHVTVVHKKSSAYLAKIMPKLESRAVKRLAEAVLNSTNPTKRTSSNVKEEVNGRHAFSSSSSSPSPPVTRKQECSTAPPVATSASSTSSSSSSSSSSSSAPPPAPITRKQQDASSPAFTPSPPVTRKQERQQTHQHRPISPPLTRRSEKHTHQRNSSSTTTTTTSSSSPSNQTPHTRRHDPQTEGSGTGSSSTEVRVTKNFSLHACDQCGRAFAKKLYLESHKRSHRNAATAAASRRKGVSTRSKSLAW from the exons AGTGGCGGTCAGGCCGAGATGGAGGAAGGCCAGGCCCAGTCGGACACACAGCATCCACCACAGGAGGAGGCCCCCCGGGAAGGAGACCAGCCCTCTGATCCGGCCCAGCTCCAGACCCCTGCTTCAGCCGAGGCGCCGTCAGACAACTTGGACCAAGAGGAAACTCCAAAAGACGGACAGGAAACTGGCGACTCAGCCTCCAACTCCCAGGCCAAGCTTCTGTGGAAGCCCATTCCCCCTCTGCTGCCCGAAACCCAAACTGGGACCAGGGATCAGAGCTGCCAGACCGAGGAGCGGCTTCAGCAGACCAGCGCCGACAGCCACGGTCATAACACAG GTGTCTGCGTGGAGCCCGGAGACCCTCCTCTGCTCCAGCAGCCTCTGCAGACCTCCAAGTCTGGGATTCAGCAGATCATCGAATGCTTCCGTTCAG GCACCAGCCAGCTGAAGCACATGCTGCTGCGGGAGGTGGACACGATCTTTGAGTGTAAACTGTGCCGCAGTCTGTTCAGAGGCCTGCCCAACCTCATCACACATAAAGAATACTACTGCCTATCCCGGCTGCCCGAACCCGACG GCTCGTCGGGTGACGACAGACAGAGCGTAGCCATGAAAGATTTACTGGATGCCATATATCCCAAAGTCGATCGGCCAGACTACGTTGTCCGACTTGAGCCCATTCAGACCACTACCAAAGCCGTGTTCCAGTACCTCACCACCGAGGAGGAGCTGGCTAGATATCCATCGCACACACCCAG CGCCAGAGAGAGTCCCGTAGCATGGGAAGGAGAAGCAATGGAGGGTGTGGACAACACCCAGCCAAGCCAGCCAGGCGGGCCAGAGAGCCACAGCAGCCCGGGACCCAATCAGGGACAGAAGAGATGGGAGGCCGAGGAGGTGGCGAAAGACGAGCAGCCACAGCACGAAGACGAAGGGTCCACTAGTGGG GTCGAGGATGTGACGATCTCCTGTTGTCTGTGCGGTCAGGACTTTAACTCACGCCGCAGCATCAGGCGTCACTGCCGCAAAATGCACCAGACAAAGCTGGAAGAGCTCCGGAAGTTCACAGAGACACGCACAGTTCCCACAAGTCTGCTCTCTATGGTGAAAG GTCGCCCAAGGACTCTCAGCACCCCTACTGGAAAATCCTGCCCAGTGTGCCTCAAAACCTTTGCCACTAAAGCCAACGTACGCCGTCATTTCGACGAGGTGCACCGCGGCCTGCGCAGGGACACCATCACACCCAGCATCGCCTCGCGGCCCGGCCAGCCCTTCTCTCTGGAGGTCACACCGCCCAGGAAGAGCAACAACTCCTCTCCGACACGTGGCCAGACCTCCAAGACCACCCACACGAACTCTAAAACGACGCCTTCAAACCAAAACCAGCCCAAACCTCAGAGTCCGCTCCCAGCCTCTCCACAGGCGAACCCGGCCTCGTGTCGCTGCACGCTCTGCAAGAGGAACTACAGCTCTCAG ctcatGTTGAAGAGACATATGCGTATTGTGCATAAAATATATAGCATCAAAAGCAACAGGCCTGCTGCCACGCCGACCCCACCTACTCCAGCACCCACTCCCAGTAACAGTAGCAGCACGAACTTGGGCTCAAGCAACAATATACGAGTGAAAGAGGAAGCGGTAGAACCTTCAGAtgaagacgaagaggaggaaatTGACAGCAGTCCAGCCCCGTCTCCTAGTGACAGCACCGGGACAGCTAAAGGCGTCCCTGTGCCACACAACGCCCCaaaggtgaaggaggaggagccgCCGTCGAGCCCGAAGATGACATCGCCGCTGTCTTCATCGTCCTCACGTGGGAGCAACACGTGCAATGTTGGCGCGCCGGCCAAAATGACCAAACTGTCGGTGGGTTTTGATTTTAAGCAGCTTTTCTGCAAACTCTGCAAGCGGCAGTTCAGCTCGCGTCAGAACCTGACGAAGCACATCGAGCTGCACACCGACGGCAACGACATCTTCATCAAGTTCTACCGCTGCCCCCTCTGTCGCTACGAGTCGCGCCGCAAGCGCGACGTCCTGCGCCACGTGACTGTGGTTCACAAGAAGTCATCCGCATACCTCGCCAAGATCATGCCCAAACTGGAGAGCCGGGCGGTGAAGAGGCTAGCCGAGGCTGTCCTCAACAGCACCAACCCGACCAAGAGGACCAGCAGCAACGTCAAAGAGGAAGTGAACGGGCGCCACGCTTtttcgtcgtcctcctcctccccttcacCGCCCGTCACTCGCAAGCAAGAGTGCTCCACAGCTCCCCCAGTCGCCACttcagcctcctccacctcctcttcctcctcctcctcctcctcctcttcctccgcccCACCTCCTGCCCCCATCACCCGGAAGCAGCAGGACGCCTCATCGCCAGCGTTCACGCCATCCCCTCCCGTCACCCGAAAGCAGGAGAGGCAGCAGACCCACCAGCACCGGCCCATCAGCCCCCCACTGACCCGCCgcagtgaaaaacacacacaccaacgcaactcctcctccaccaccaccaccaccacctcctcctcctcacccagCAACCAAACACCACACACCCGGCGGCACGACCCCCAGACGGAGGGCAGCGGTACAGGGTCGTCCTCCACTGAAGTCAGAGTGACCAAGAATTTCTCCCTCCACGCCTGCGACCAGTGCGGACGGGCCTTTGCCAAGAAG CTGTACCTGGAGTCCCATAAGCGAAGTCATCGCAACGCAGCGACGGCGGCGGCCAGCAGGCGGAAAGGAGTCAGCACCCGCTCCAAATCCCTGGcctggtga
- the LOC104933990 gene encoding zinc finger protein 800 isoform X3, translating into MACTIRARSQVCAGSERVVPQASLGSMVKAQKSTGRKSSHCHRRQVPQSGGQAEMEEGQAQSDTQHPPQEEAPREGDQPSDPAQLQTPASAEAPSDNLDQEETPKDGQETGDSASNSQAKLLWKPIPPLLPETQTGTRDQSCQTEERLQQTSADSHGHNTGVCVEPGDPPLLQQPLQTSKSGIQQIIECFRSGTSQLKHMLLREVDTIFECKLCRSLFRGLPNLITHKEYYCLSRLPEPDGSSGDDRQSVAMKDLLDAIYPKVDRPDYVVRLEPIQTTTKAVFQYLTTEEELARYPSHTPSARESPVAWEGEAMEGVDNTQPSQPGGPESHSSPGPNQGQKRWEAEEVAKDEQPQHEDEGSTSGVEDVTISCCLCGQDFNSRRSIRRHCRKMHQTKLEELRKFTETRTVPTSLLSMVKGRPRTLSTPTGKSCPVCLKTFATKANVRRHFDEVHRGLRRDTITPSIASRPGQPFSLEVTPPRKSNNSSPTRGQTSKTTHTNSKTTPSNQNQPKPQSPLPASPQANPASCRCTLCKRNYSSQLMLKRHMRIVHKIYSIKSNRPAATPTPPTPAPTPSNSSSTNLGSSNNIRVKEEAVEPSDEDEEEEIDSSPAPSPSDSTGTAKGVPVPHNAPKVKEEEPPSSPKMTSPLSSSSSRGSNTCNVGAPAKMTKLSVGFDFKQLFCKLCKRQFSSRQNLTKHIELHTDGNDIFIKFYRCPLCRYESRRKRDVLRHVTVVHKKSSAYLAKIMPKLESRAVKRLAEAVLNSTNPTKRTSSNVKEEVNGRHAFSSSSSSPSPPVTRKQECSTAPPVATSASSTSSSSSSSSSSSSAPPPAPITRKQQDASSPAFTPSPPVTRKQERQQTHQHRPISPPLTRRSEKHTHQRNSSSTTTTTTSSSSPSNQTPHTRRHDPQTEGSGTGSSSTEVRVTKNFSLHACDQCGRAFAKKLYLESHKRSHRNAATAAASRRKGVSTRSKSLAW; encoded by the exons GTCCCACAGAGTGGCGGTCAGGCCGAGATGGAGGAAGGCCAGGCCCAGTCGGACACACAGCATCCACCACAGGAGGAGGCCCCCCGGGAAGGAGACCAGCCCTCTGATCCGGCCCAGCTCCAGACCCCTGCTTCAGCCGAGGCGCCGTCAGACAACTTGGACCAAGAGGAAACTCCAAAAGACGGACAGGAAACTGGCGACTCAGCCTCCAACTCCCAGGCCAAGCTTCTGTGGAAGCCCATTCCCCCTCTGCTGCCCGAAACCCAAACTGGGACCAGGGATCAGAGCTGCCAGACCGAGGAGCGGCTTCAGCAGACCAGCGCCGACAGCCACGGTCATAACACAG GTGTCTGCGTGGAGCCCGGAGACCCTCCTCTGCTCCAGCAGCCTCTGCAGACCTCCAAGTCTGGGATTCAGCAGATCATCGAATGCTTCCGTTCAG GCACCAGCCAGCTGAAGCACATGCTGCTGCGGGAGGTGGACACGATCTTTGAGTGTAAACTGTGCCGCAGTCTGTTCAGAGGCCTGCCCAACCTCATCACACATAAAGAATACTACTGCCTATCCCGGCTGCCCGAACCCGACG GCTCGTCGGGTGACGACAGACAGAGCGTAGCCATGAAAGATTTACTGGATGCCATATATCCCAAAGTCGATCGGCCAGACTACGTTGTCCGACTTGAGCCCATTCAGACCACTACCAAAGCCGTGTTCCAGTACCTCACCACCGAGGAGGAGCTGGCTAGATATCCATCGCACACACCCAG CGCCAGAGAGAGTCCCGTAGCATGGGAAGGAGAAGCAATGGAGGGTGTGGACAACACCCAGCCAAGCCAGCCAGGCGGGCCAGAGAGCCACAGCAGCCCGGGACCCAATCAGGGACAGAAGAGATGGGAGGCCGAGGAGGTGGCGAAAGACGAGCAGCCACAGCACGAAGACGAAGGGTCCACTAGTGGG GTCGAGGATGTGACGATCTCCTGTTGTCTGTGCGGTCAGGACTTTAACTCACGCCGCAGCATCAGGCGTCACTGCCGCAAAATGCACCAGACAAAGCTGGAAGAGCTCCGGAAGTTCACAGAGACACGCACAGTTCCCACAAGTCTGCTCTCTATGGTGAAAG GTCGCCCAAGGACTCTCAGCACCCCTACTGGAAAATCCTGCCCAGTGTGCCTCAAAACCTTTGCCACTAAAGCCAACGTACGCCGTCATTTCGACGAGGTGCACCGCGGCCTGCGCAGGGACACCATCACACCCAGCATCGCCTCGCGGCCCGGCCAGCCCTTCTCTCTGGAGGTCACACCGCCCAGGAAGAGCAACAACTCCTCTCCGACACGTGGCCAGACCTCCAAGACCACCCACACGAACTCTAAAACGACGCCTTCAAACCAAAACCAGCCCAAACCTCAGAGTCCGCTCCCAGCCTCTCCACAGGCGAACCCGGCCTCGTGTCGCTGCACGCTCTGCAAGAGGAACTACAGCTCTCAG ctcatGTTGAAGAGACATATGCGTATTGTGCATAAAATATATAGCATCAAAAGCAACAGGCCTGCTGCCACGCCGACCCCACCTACTCCAGCACCCACTCCCAGTAACAGTAGCAGCACGAACTTGGGCTCAAGCAACAATATACGAGTGAAAGAGGAAGCGGTAGAACCTTCAGAtgaagacgaagaggaggaaatTGACAGCAGTCCAGCCCCGTCTCCTAGTGACAGCACCGGGACAGCTAAAGGCGTCCCTGTGCCACACAACGCCCCaaaggtgaaggaggaggagccgCCGTCGAGCCCGAAGATGACATCGCCGCTGTCTTCATCGTCCTCACGTGGGAGCAACACGTGCAATGTTGGCGCGCCGGCCAAAATGACCAAACTGTCGGTGGGTTTTGATTTTAAGCAGCTTTTCTGCAAACTCTGCAAGCGGCAGTTCAGCTCGCGTCAGAACCTGACGAAGCACATCGAGCTGCACACCGACGGCAACGACATCTTCATCAAGTTCTACCGCTGCCCCCTCTGTCGCTACGAGTCGCGCCGCAAGCGCGACGTCCTGCGCCACGTGACTGTGGTTCACAAGAAGTCATCCGCATACCTCGCCAAGATCATGCCCAAACTGGAGAGCCGGGCGGTGAAGAGGCTAGCCGAGGCTGTCCTCAACAGCACCAACCCGACCAAGAGGACCAGCAGCAACGTCAAAGAGGAAGTGAACGGGCGCCACGCTTtttcgtcgtcctcctcctccccttcacCGCCCGTCACTCGCAAGCAAGAGTGCTCCACAGCTCCCCCAGTCGCCACttcagcctcctccacctcctcttcctcctcctcctcctcctcctcttcctccgcccCACCTCCTGCCCCCATCACCCGGAAGCAGCAGGACGCCTCATCGCCAGCGTTCACGCCATCCCCTCCCGTCACCCGAAAGCAGGAGAGGCAGCAGACCCACCAGCACCGGCCCATCAGCCCCCCACTGACCCGCCgcagtgaaaaacacacacaccaacgcaactcctcctccaccaccaccaccaccacctcctcctcctcacccagCAACCAAACACCACACACCCGGCGGCACGACCCCCAGACGGAGGGCAGCGGTACAGGGTCGTCCTCCACTGAAGTCAGAGTGACCAAGAATTTCTCCCTCCACGCCTGCGACCAGTGCGGACGGGCCTTTGCCAAGAAG CTGTACCTGGAGTCCCATAAGCGAAGTCATCGCAACGCAGCGACGGCGGCGGCCAGCAGGCGGAAAGGAGTCAGCACCCGCTCCAAATCCCTGGcctggtga
- the LOC104933990 gene encoding zinc finger protein 800 isoform X4 produces the protein MVKAQKSTGRKSSHCHRRQVPQSGGQAEMEEGQAQSDTQHPPQEEAPREGDQPSDPAQLQTPASAEAPSDNLDQEETPKDGQETGDSASNSQAKLLWKPIPPLLPETQTGTRDQSCQTEERLQQTSADSHGHNTGVCVEPGDPPLLQQPLQTSKSGIQQIIECFRSGTSQLKHMLLREVDTIFECKLCRSLFRGLPNLITHKEYYCLSRLPEPDGSSGDDRQSVAMKDLLDAIYPKVDRPDYVVRLEPIQTTTKAVFQYLTTEEELARYPSHTPSARESPVAWEGEAMEGVDNTQPSQPGGPESHSSPGPNQGQKRWEAEEVAKDEQPQHEDEGSTSGVEDVTISCCLCGQDFNSRRSIRRHCRKMHQTKLEELRKFTETRTVPTSLLSMVKGRPRTLSTPTGKSCPVCLKTFATKANVRRHFDEVHRGLRRDTITPSIASRPGQPFSLEVTPPRKSNNSSPTRGQTSKTTHTNSKTTPSNQNQPKPQSPLPASPQANPASCRCTLCKRNYSSQLMLKRHMRIVHKIYSIKSNRPAATPTPPTPAPTPSNSSSTNLGSSNNIRVKEEAVEPSDEDEEEEIDSSPAPSPSDSTGTAKGVPVPHNAPKVKEEEPPSSPKMTSPLSSSSSRGSNTCNVGAPAKMTKLSVGFDFKQLFCKLCKRQFSSRQNLTKHIELHTDGNDIFIKFYRCPLCRYESRRKRDVLRHVTVVHKKSSAYLAKIMPKLESRAVKRLAEAVLNSTNPTKRTSSNVKEEVNGRHAFSSSSSSPSPPVTRKQECSTAPPVATSASSTSSSSSSSSSSSSAPPPAPITRKQQDASSPAFTPSPPVTRKQERQQTHQHRPISPPLTRRSEKHTHQRNSSSTTTTTTSSSSPSNQTPHTRRHDPQTEGSGTGSSSTEVRVTKNFSLHACDQCGRAFAKKLYLESHKRSHRNAATAAASRRKGVSTRSKSLAW, from the exons GTCCCACAGAGTGGCGGTCAGGCCGAGATGGAGGAAGGCCAGGCCCAGTCGGACACACAGCATCCACCACAGGAGGAGGCCCCCCGGGAAGGAGACCAGCCCTCTGATCCGGCCCAGCTCCAGACCCCTGCTTCAGCCGAGGCGCCGTCAGACAACTTGGACCAAGAGGAAACTCCAAAAGACGGACAGGAAACTGGCGACTCAGCCTCCAACTCCCAGGCCAAGCTTCTGTGGAAGCCCATTCCCCCTCTGCTGCCCGAAACCCAAACTGGGACCAGGGATCAGAGCTGCCAGACCGAGGAGCGGCTTCAGCAGACCAGCGCCGACAGCCACGGTCATAACACAG GTGTCTGCGTGGAGCCCGGAGACCCTCCTCTGCTCCAGCAGCCTCTGCAGACCTCCAAGTCTGGGATTCAGCAGATCATCGAATGCTTCCGTTCAG GCACCAGCCAGCTGAAGCACATGCTGCTGCGGGAGGTGGACACGATCTTTGAGTGTAAACTGTGCCGCAGTCTGTTCAGAGGCCTGCCCAACCTCATCACACATAAAGAATACTACTGCCTATCCCGGCTGCCCGAACCCGACG GCTCGTCGGGTGACGACAGACAGAGCGTAGCCATGAAAGATTTACTGGATGCCATATATCCCAAAGTCGATCGGCCAGACTACGTTGTCCGACTTGAGCCCATTCAGACCACTACCAAAGCCGTGTTCCAGTACCTCACCACCGAGGAGGAGCTGGCTAGATATCCATCGCACACACCCAG CGCCAGAGAGAGTCCCGTAGCATGGGAAGGAGAAGCAATGGAGGGTGTGGACAACACCCAGCCAAGCCAGCCAGGCGGGCCAGAGAGCCACAGCAGCCCGGGACCCAATCAGGGACAGAAGAGATGGGAGGCCGAGGAGGTGGCGAAAGACGAGCAGCCACAGCACGAAGACGAAGGGTCCACTAGTGGG GTCGAGGATGTGACGATCTCCTGTTGTCTGTGCGGTCAGGACTTTAACTCACGCCGCAGCATCAGGCGTCACTGCCGCAAAATGCACCAGACAAAGCTGGAAGAGCTCCGGAAGTTCACAGAGACACGCACAGTTCCCACAAGTCTGCTCTCTATGGTGAAAG GTCGCCCAAGGACTCTCAGCACCCCTACTGGAAAATCCTGCCCAGTGTGCCTCAAAACCTTTGCCACTAAAGCCAACGTACGCCGTCATTTCGACGAGGTGCACCGCGGCCTGCGCAGGGACACCATCACACCCAGCATCGCCTCGCGGCCCGGCCAGCCCTTCTCTCTGGAGGTCACACCGCCCAGGAAGAGCAACAACTCCTCTCCGACACGTGGCCAGACCTCCAAGACCACCCACACGAACTCTAAAACGACGCCTTCAAACCAAAACCAGCCCAAACCTCAGAGTCCGCTCCCAGCCTCTCCACAGGCGAACCCGGCCTCGTGTCGCTGCACGCTCTGCAAGAGGAACTACAGCTCTCAG ctcatGTTGAAGAGACATATGCGTATTGTGCATAAAATATATAGCATCAAAAGCAACAGGCCTGCTGCCACGCCGACCCCACCTACTCCAGCACCCACTCCCAGTAACAGTAGCAGCACGAACTTGGGCTCAAGCAACAATATACGAGTGAAAGAGGAAGCGGTAGAACCTTCAGAtgaagacgaagaggaggaaatTGACAGCAGTCCAGCCCCGTCTCCTAGTGACAGCACCGGGACAGCTAAAGGCGTCCCTGTGCCACACAACGCCCCaaaggtgaaggaggaggagccgCCGTCGAGCCCGAAGATGACATCGCCGCTGTCTTCATCGTCCTCACGTGGGAGCAACACGTGCAATGTTGGCGCGCCGGCCAAAATGACCAAACTGTCGGTGGGTTTTGATTTTAAGCAGCTTTTCTGCAAACTCTGCAAGCGGCAGTTCAGCTCGCGTCAGAACCTGACGAAGCACATCGAGCTGCACACCGACGGCAACGACATCTTCATCAAGTTCTACCGCTGCCCCCTCTGTCGCTACGAGTCGCGCCGCAAGCGCGACGTCCTGCGCCACGTGACTGTGGTTCACAAGAAGTCATCCGCATACCTCGCCAAGATCATGCCCAAACTGGAGAGCCGGGCGGTGAAGAGGCTAGCCGAGGCTGTCCTCAACAGCACCAACCCGACCAAGAGGACCAGCAGCAACGTCAAAGAGGAAGTGAACGGGCGCCACGCTTtttcgtcgtcctcctcctccccttcacCGCCCGTCACTCGCAAGCAAGAGTGCTCCACAGCTCCCCCAGTCGCCACttcagcctcctccacctcctcttcctcctcctcctcctcctcctcttcctccgcccCACCTCCTGCCCCCATCACCCGGAAGCAGCAGGACGCCTCATCGCCAGCGTTCACGCCATCCCCTCCCGTCACCCGAAAGCAGGAGAGGCAGCAGACCCACCAGCACCGGCCCATCAGCCCCCCACTGACCCGCCgcagtgaaaaacacacacaccaacgcaactcctcctccaccaccaccaccaccacctcctcctcctcacccagCAACCAAACACCACACACCCGGCGGCACGACCCCCAGACGGAGGGCAGCGGTACAGGGTCGTCCTCCACTGAAGTCAGAGTGACCAAGAATTTCTCCCTCCACGCCTGCGACCAGTGCGGACGGGCCTTTGCCAAGAAG CTGTACCTGGAGTCCCATAAGCGAAGTCATCGCAACGCAGCGACGGCGGCGGCCAGCAGGCGGAAAGGAGTCAGCACCCGCTCCAAATCCCTGGcctggtga